The Plasmodium gaboni strain SY75 chromosome 9, whole genome shotgun sequence DNA segment ttatttatgtatattttcCTTACCCTATTGTTTGGAGCTAAGTTTGATTCTATATGATCCATTAATTTACAAAAGCTATGTCTCAATCTATAATgaagaataaaaaaaaaaaaaaaataaaaataattatatatataaataacatcatggaaataaatatgaacataaacataaacatatatatatatatatatatttatttatttttattacttttgttttttttcttcGCTCTGTTGAGATATTAATTGTTCTtgtattttaaaatatccTTGGGCATCCAATAAAATTAGACCCAGTAATGGTTGGGACATACTCCATGTACTTCCAAAGTCTCCTGTAGAAAAATTGTTTATgtaaatgtatatattgttctagaaatattataaggttaaataaaaaatgtgtGCACATATTTACACATGGTGAGAAAATAATTTGGTCACAAAATTACCTCCTAAGATTAAATGGAACATCAAATTTAATACTTCTTTCAATGCTTGTGGCTGGCTTTCCAagaaatttttaattatctgtaaatgataaaatatgaagatatatgataaaacataatattgtattataaaaaaaaaaaaaaaaaaaaatacacatatatatatatataatttataatttatataaaccaagtgatattttttttttttttttttttttttttttttttttttttttttttttttttaattttttttttcttttttttttttattttttctttttttaaaattNNNNNNNNNNNNNNNNNNNNNNNNNNNNNNNNNNNNNNNNNNNNNNNNNNNNNNNNNNNNNNNNNNNNNNNNNNNNNNNNNNNNNNNNNNNNNNNNNNNNNNNNNNNNaatataaaaaaaaaaaaaattgtattataaaaaaaaaaaaaaaaaaaaaaaaaaaaaaaaaaaaaaaaaaaaaaaaaaaaaaattataaatttaaaaaaaaaaatttttttttttttttttttttttttttttttttttttttttttttttaatagaTTACTTGTCCTTGTTCTGTTGAACTTTTCCTgtttgtaaatatataggTTACTATATTATCTAATATTGAGCAACATGTCATCGATACAGTATAATCGAATGAACATAATCCTTCCTTTACATTATGGATAATATCAGCTATAAGTTGAAATTCCAAATTTAATATTCTTTGAAAGAAATTTTTTGTAACTAAATCTAGGAATGAAAAGTAAGGTTTTAAATGTTTGATGTAAGATAATAAATCATTTGTTGGTATAACTAAACACATATTTAATGCCAAATTTAGAGAgttatttaatatatcatcattatataaatcaaaaatTGCAAAATTAACAAAATCTCCGTTTAAGCAAttattaaacatatttaataaGAGTGAGatgattttatatttttctttatatatatcaataaaTTTATCTTTTTGTAATAGATTATTagatataattattaaaatattagatactactttaaataataatattccATTTGGAGATGATTTAGGAAATGTTATTCTTTGtgatttattataaacaaattcacacataaattttaaaaaaggaataCATATATCATAACTATTCCATATTACATCAACTAAGgatgttaatatattcatttgaTTATCTTCTAATGGATGACTAtttataaagaaattaaaaaacatattatatgtttctACATTGTTACAAGCCATACATATTCCTCTTAAATCTCTTAAAGCTCCAATAAAAGTTAAtttaatttcattattttttaatataatatcttttccatttatatttatttctctttttatacattccaatatattattaataggtgatatatatttttcaaatgTTGAAGAAACTAAATTTTGTTccataaataataatttagttaatattaaataataatttgttctatatttataatatttcgatatttctaaaaattttgtattcctattatgtaataaatTTAAGATCTTTTCATTCTTTAACAACAATCTAGCAAATACTATTAATTTAGGTGTCTTATCTTCTAAACAAACAATATTCATTCCTGATACTAAATCATGAAATAAATCTAAActtctttttattatttgttcatattctattctattatttaaattaaataatattttgcTAATAATTAAATCAATAAGTGgatcattattatcatcatcattttcatttgttATTAAGGAGGGCGTAGCAAAATTGTTCATATTACTGTTAAGTAAATTGTTTGGATTATTTGAATTACTTGTTGTAAAATttaatgtattatttataccactactactactattattattgttattactattaatattattactactgttattattattattattattgtttggatatatattacatgCCCCATCTggtataatttttaaagCAACTGATCGcatttcttttaaaaattgattattttttttgcCACTAATATATAcctttttaaataattctaAACAATTTAAATATGCAAATTCTAAATATTCAAAAACTTCAGGAGATTTGTTTGTTTGATCCATTAATGAAAATACTAAGAAACATAATTCtgaattaattttaaaattattatatgatgaatttttcatattagATATTGCACTACTTGATATTATAGATGCAATTATAAATACTAACCAAGTGGTTTGTTCTATAAATACTGTTTGACTTATAAGATTATTTTCATGATTACTTTTtaattcataaaaaattgataataattttgcaccaataaaattatattgtAATTTGGATAGATTTGATATTAATTCTAATTGTTCACTTCTTAATAcatcattatataatggATTTTCAATTTCACAATTATCTCCTttttcacatatataattagCTAATTCTAATCGagtatttataaaaataatagtaatatcataaatataatcacaaattataagatatttattatctatatcatgtgaattaaaattatctgatatagaattttttttagcaaagatatttttattacttaatacatcttttaataaatctttttcatcagttctattatttatttctttaattaCTTTAGGTGGGATAATATTTAACATATTACTCCATATACCtaataaataatgtttactattacataaatatttccAGTTCTTCATACCATCCAtagtaaataaatatatattatgacACCATGACAAGAAATTAGAATATGTACTTAATTCTTGTAATCTTACACTAGTATCTATTTTACCAATTAATCTACACATTTCATGAAAACAATCTTCATCATTTAAACCAATTTTTTTCtctataattttattaatacCACCCAAAAATTCATTCATATAATGAActttttgtttttcatttgtaaaaaatgtttttcTTAAACTACctaataatattaatgatcTTAAACAATATTTACCACAACAATTACGTATATCATCTTCTTCTGACATACATAATTCATAcatatcaaaaaataatttaggtatattcttttcattaaatatatcCCATGATTGTGGTATCattaatgatatattttcatctgAACTTTCATCATTTATCATAGTACCCATAAAATCAAACGATAaactattatatattaattctAATACTTTAATTAATAATCTATTTTCTTCTACTCTTAATTCTATTCGAATACTACCTTTTACAAATTCTTCTAATGTCTCTATACCTactttaaatatatcttttaatacATAATCTCGAAATGATATTGCACACCTTCGGCTTTTTGCTGAATTTACACCACACTGAGGATGCATATCTTCTATTAAAGctgcatatatatataatccTATAATCCAATGGCTAGTTACagaatttaaaaaatattctacTTGTTTTGTTATAAGGGAATAATTCGTATTTTCTAGCCAAGATAATTTTACTATACGAACATATAAACGTACAAAATTTCCTAATATATTAGTTgataaatttaataaatctacacctttattatataaataggATATCACaaattcttttaattcatCCTTTTCTTTCTGATCTATTTTATTCCATTCGTTTGTAATTAATTGAAGTAACCCAGACGTAGTAAATATTAGGGTATGTACATGATTCGTACTTCCTAAAATGTTCTTCAATTTACTAACATTCATAACATTGTTTACAAGTGGGAGTAATATGGTATGTGCTTGATTTTGTTCTTCCTTGTTACCGCTAAAAAGAGAAAGAAaaggtaaaaaaaaaaaaaatatatatatgaatatatatatatatatatatatatatatatatatatatataaatgcATGATgatatgaaatatattttttttgattttccatattatatatattttatttatgttgCACTTACCAATACATAGCTTCACAAAGAACTTGTAGCTGCTGTAATTCTGATTCACtcatttttaattcaaGGGATTAATatcttataaatatattatatatatatatatatatatatatatattctttttattttatacttgtacttttaaaaataaaaatgataatcgaaaaaaaaaaaaaaaagataaaagaaaaaataattatacttatataaatttacttatttgtattattacatatatattattttttctttttcttttaatttttctttttttttttttataaaaaaaaagtaggaaaaaaaattcacttcaacaatatattattatgtgttttgtatatgtatataaacataaacaTATACACTCTTACACATACATTATGAAATAATTCACAATAAATTAATTTGGagtacatatatataaataaacataatatctatatattaaaattttctaAAGGAGgatttacatatatatatatatatatataataaatagATCATTCaacttttattatatatataaataaataaacatgaaaataaaattataatttattatatatattatttttccCTTCTATTTAAGTATATTCATTTCTTCTTTGtttcttcatttattcATACAAAAGGTATGAAATACATATGAATTCAAAATgcattaaataaatttaataaaaatttaatataattaatatacaaaatgaaGCATTTCAATTggatgaaaataaaataaaataaataaatatatatatatataatatatatatgattaaaaatattaatatatatataacatataaaattataaaaatatcaataattaaaaatacattttttatattcatatattttattttttcttatttttgagatataaataaataagaataaacaataaaaatattatattaacttaagaaaaaagttataaataaaaaatataaattaatcATCGTGTGCGTATTCCTATTTTATTACTTtcaattatttttattttttactttttttgAGAATTCCGAAATtatattagaaaaattaaaagaaaaaaaaaaagaaaaaaaaaaagaaaaatttttaattattatccTAGGACGctttattttgttatatatattatatatatattatattattataatatatgtaaaatattataaaagaattattaaatatactAATTAAGATAccatatttataatatatataaaatatatattaaatattaataacatatattattataaaaaatataatatatattatataagaaatattttcatacataaattataatataaataattttttttttgttatgTTTAAccatatattaaaatttatatatatatataaaaagtatatatattattttgcTATATATAAACAGAACAAACACTTATATGTATTATGcattatgtatatatatacatacatatatatatatatatatataatatatataataatttggAAAAACGTATATTTCTCTTATTTgtatatgataataaacatgtaactttttttttgtgacttaatataatatataatatattatgatatgTTTTTGCGAGGGAATCTAATATTTAACTTTTATTTtagtatttttttttttttttttttttttttttttttggttttttttttttttttttttttttttttttttttttttttattttttttttggtgaaataaaattttttttttttttttttttttaaaattttttttttttttttttttttttttttttttttttttttttttttttttttttttttttttttttttttttttttttttttttttttttttttttttttttttttttttttttttttttttaaaaaattttttttttttttattttatttttttttttttttttaaatttttttttttttttttttttttttttttttttttttttttttttgccataaataaatatatatataagaaatatgTTCTTNNNNNNNNNNNNNNNNNNNNNNNNNNNNNNNNNNNNNNNNNNNNNNNNNNNNNNNNNNNNNNNNNNNNNNNNNNNNNNNNNNNNNNNNNNNNNNNNNNNNNNNNNNNNNNNNNNNNNNNNNNNNNNNNNNNNNNNNNNNNNNNNNNNNNNNNNNNNNNNNNNNNNNNNNNNNNNNNNNNNNNNNNNNNNNNNNNNNNNNNNNNNNNNNNNNNNNNNNNNNNNNNNNNNNNNNNNNNNNNNNNNNNNNNNNNNNNNNNNNNNNNNNNNNNNNNNNNNNNNNNNNNNNNNNNNNNNNNNNNNatatatatttttttttttttttttttataattttttttttttttttttttttttttttttttttttttttttttttttttttttttttttttttttttttttttttttttttttttttttggttttttttttttttttttattctttttttaatccTTAGTAACATAATATCAGGAGAAACAAAAgttttttttcctttttttatcaaCAAGGATgaatcatatatatattattatatacatgttatttttttcatattgttttttctttttttttcataaagtattctttttttgtatttttatattcttatagaattttttttttattttttttcataaattcattttaataatatatatatgtatatataaaatatatgtatcatacaaaaaaatatattttatattaattatatatttatatgtattttacaaattttcatttattttgtaatttctttttttttttttttttttttttgccataaataaatatatatataagaaatatgTTCTTTACGAATTATATGTTcaaaagaatatatttattatatataatatatttaaataaaaaaaaaaaaaaaaaaaaaaaaaaaaaacacattagtatattatatatatattatatatattatgtatgtatttatttatttatttatttatttatttatttaaatttttttatatatttatatatattttataaaatgtatcCATGAACTAATTGGGAAAATAAACCAATTTATTTATTAGcacatttatatatcaattaacacattttatttttttttgaacctttttatatgtttatattagattcaaattaaatacatattattataactttttatattgaGTTAAGAGActtataaaagaaaaaaaaaaaaaaatatatatataataaaaaataatgtgTAATATCAAAATGCACTAAGAAATATgttaatttatatttattattattattttttattcaatataaaaaaatatatatacatatataatatattaagattaaattcttattatttaatttttttttttttttttttttattattatttattgttttatatatatttatatttatactattatttatgtggaataaataaaaaaatatgtaatacAACGAAATAAGCgaaatatgttttataaaaccttattatatataagcATTAAGctaaaaatgtattttatttatattttattatttattttattttttttttttacatataataataaaatgtaaatttttatagtatattgttttttgtttttattatatatatttttttttttttaattttttcacataattttgttataataattatctttttttatatgtatcatttttatttatttattttttacattattcttttatataaaatatgtcATGTGGTACATGAATAGATTTTATTTAAAGTTCAATATAAGGATGttgaaatataaatgtgataagagaaaaacaaaagaaatacaaaaaaaaaaaagaaaagaaataagtaaataaataaataaatatatatatatatatatatatatatatatatgtttatttatatatgtaccaaagtaaattttgttttactttaattaaatacatatacatatatatatatatatatatgtttatcatttgttttgttttgttttggattttttttttttttttttgttaatatcttctttttttataattatgcATAATTCTCCAAAAACTGAACTAACGaagaaaaattttaatttttttggatcaatttattcaaaatatgcaaaaagaaataaaaatgacAAATCGTCTGACAAGTTATTGacaaatgaaaaagatTCCACATTAAATCAACCCAATTCAAGTAGTCTAATATCAAATGGTATTAAATCAAATGATATTAATtcaaatgatataaaaccaaatgatattaattcaaatgatataaaaccaaatgatattatatcCAATGATATTTTAACAAATGATATTAAATCGAATGGTATTTTTTCCAATGACATTTTAAcaaatgatattatatcaGATAAACTTTTATCTAATAAATACACAtctaataaaaatataactaacgaacatatattaaatacaCCCATATTTGTTGAACCCATTTTTAATGAGAACCATAATGTAAGTAATGATTTATttcaatataataaagaaaatttagaattaaaacattttataaataaaaagaaaaaagcatttgatgaaaaaagaaatattcaagaaatgaataataatgtaaataCATTTGTAACTTCAAATATGTTTACAAATGATGAAGACAAAAAAGAATTGGAAAAtcaagaaaaaataaataacgACCCttatagtaataatataagttataatataagaaatgaaaatttGAATAAATCCATATTCATGTATGACGAATATACTAGTGCCAGTTGTACAGATGATATAATTACTCATATACCAtcaaattataaaaaatgtgaTGAGGAACAAGAAAATTTATATCTATGTAATAAAAgttatgataatattaatgattATG contains these protein-coding regions:
- a CDS encoding putative Ran-binding protein, with the protein product MSESELQQLQVLCEAMYCGNKEEQNQAHTILLPLVNNVMNVSKLKNILGSTNHVHTLIFTTSGLLQLITNEWNKIDQKEKDELKEFVISYLYNKGVDLLNLSTNILGNFVRLYVRIVKLSWLENTNYSLITKQVEYFLNSVTSHWIIGLYIYAALIEDMHPQCGVNSAKSRRCAISFRDYVLKDIFKVGIETLEEFVKGSIRIELRVEENRLLIKVLELIYNSLSFDFMGTMINDESSDENISLMIPQSWDIFNEKNIPKLFFDMYELCMSEEDDIRNCCGKYCLRSLILLGSLRKTFFTNEKQKVHYMNEFLGGINKIIEKKIGLNDEDCFHEMCRLIGKIDTSVRLQELSTYSNFLSWCHNIYLFTMDGMKNWKYLCNSKHYLLGIWSNMLNIIPPKVIKEINNRTDEKDLLKDVLSNKNIFAKKNSISDNFNSHDIDNKYLIICDYIYDITIIFINTRLELANYICEKGDNCEIENPLYNDVLRSEQLELISNLSKLQYNFIGAKLLSIFYELKSNHENNLISQTVFIEQTTWLVFIIASIISSSAISNMKNSSYNNFKINSELCFLVFSLMDQTNKSPEVFEYLEFAYLNCLELFKKVYISGKKNNQFLKEMRSVALKIIPDGACNIYPNNNNNNNNSSNNINSNNNNNSSSSGINNTLNFTTSNSNNPNNLLNSNMNNFATPSLITNENDDDNNDPLIDLIISKILFNLNNRIEYEQIIKRSLDLFHDLVSGMNIVCLEDKTPKLIVFARLLLKNEKILNLLHNRNTKFLEISKYYKYRTNYYLILTKLLFMEQNLVSSTFEKYISPINNILECIKREININGKDIILKNNEIKLTFIGALRDLRGICMACNNVETYNMFFNFFINSHPLEDNQMNILTSLVDVIWNSYDICIPFLKFMCEFVYNKSQRITFPKSSPNGILLFKVVSNILIIISNNLLQKDKFIDIYKEKYKIISLLLNMFNNCLNGDFVNFAIFDLYNDDILNNSLNLALNMCLVIPTNDLLSYIKHLKPYFSFLDLVTKNFFQRILNLEFQLIADIIHNVKEGLCSFDYTVSMTCCSILDNIVTYIFTNRKSSTEQGQIIKNFLESQPQALKEVLNLMFHLILGGDFGSTWSMSQPLLGLILLDAQGYFKIQEQLISQQSEEKKQKLRHSFCKLMDHIESNLAPNNRENFTRNLYTFAQEIRNILI